One segment of Macaca fascicularis isolate 582-1 chromosome 4, T2T-MFA8v1.1 DNA contains the following:
- the TMEM217 gene encoding transmembrane protein 217, translating into MLSVFTGGLGVKQQQWCGMTAKMGTVLAGVFTIMAVHMYLIFEHSHLGHGNCSEIALKYESASGIINDFIICWSFKIVLFLSFITILISCFLLYSVYAQIFRGLVIYVAWIFFYETVNVVIQILTNDDFSVTEVRIMRWFGLVSRTIMHCFWMFFVITYAHITYKNQSQGNIVSYKRRISTAEALHSRNKRLSVLGGLSGSYLESQRFGRQR; encoded by the coding sequence ATGTTGTCTGTCTTCACAGGAGGTCTCGGCGTGAAACAGCAGCAGTGGTGTGGGATGACTGCCAAAATGGGCACCGTGTTGGCAGGGGTCTTCACCATCATGGCCGTACACATGTATCTCATCTTTGAACATAGTCACCTAGGGCATGGCAATTGCAGTGAGATCGCACTAAAGTACGAGAGTGCAAGTGGCATCATAAATGACTTCATCATCTGCTGGAGTTTTAAAATcgtcctcttcctctctttcatcACCATCCTCATCAGCTGCTTCCTCCTGTACTCAGTGTATGCCCAGATCTTCAGGGGCCTGGTCATCTACGTTGCCtggatttttttctatgaaaCCGTAAACGTCGTAATACAAATCCTCACCAATGACGACTTCAGCGTTACAGAGGTCAGAATCATGCGCTGGTTTGGCTTGGTGTCTCGTACCATCATGCACTGTTTCTGGATGTTCTTTGTCATCACCTATGCCCACATAACCTACAAAAACCAGAGCCAGGGCAATATAGTTTCCTACAAGAGACGAATTTCTACAGCGGAGGCTCTCCACAGCAGAAATAAAAGATTATCAGTTTTGggtgggctcagtggctcatacctggaatcccagcgctttggaaggcagaggtag
- the TMEM217B gene encoding putative transmembrane protein 217B: MNVRMLSLMVGIFSVLNSIQFFIFDVNHMTNIGYEAKFHIYMDSKSELVTWILSNRANISTGLSFTTIIISCFLLYSIHKNIYTGLLIYAMWIITYECIKFSIVLVLNRITEDFFKELSYLHWIFQISHMLLHFFCLPFIVKHAYNLYKESQTVSRKRRHMLSSTTAVNS, encoded by the coding sequence ATGAACGTCAGGATGTTGTCCCTCATGGTGGGCATCTTCTCTGTCCTCAATAGCATCCAGTTCTTCATCTTTGACGTGAACCACATGACAAACATTGGCTATGAGGCCAAGTTCCACATCTACATGGACTCAAAGTCAGAGCTAGTCACTTGGATCCTGTCCAACAGGGCTAACATCAGCACTGGCCTCTccttcaccaccatcatcatcagctGCTTCCTCCTTTATAGTATCCACAAGAATATCTACACGGGGCTGCTGATCTATGCCATGTGGATCATCACTTACGAGTGCATCAAATTCTCCATAGTCCTGGTCCTCAACAGGATCACTGAAGATTTCTTCAAGGAGCTGAGTTACTTGCACTGGATCTTCCAGATCTCGCACATGCTCCTGCACTTTTTCTGTCTGCCCTTCATCGTCAAGCATGCATACAACCTTTACAAGGAATCCCAGACTGTGAGCAGGAAACGCCGCCACATGCTCTCCTCCACCACTGCAGTGAACTCATGA